The following proteins come from a genomic window of Acinetobacter baumannii:
- the gspF gene encoding type II secretion system inner membrane protein GspF has protein sequence MPAYQFTAIDASGKQQKGVLEGDSARQIRQQLRDKAWTPISVDPVEQKDKHQSHGLFQKKFSAYDLALMTRQLSVLVAAAIPLEEALRAVSRQSEKAHVQNLLLSVRSKVLEGHSLAQGMQQSGRFPDLYIATVAAGERSGHLDLILDQLSDYTENRFAMQKKVQGAMIYPIILMLMSFGIVMGLMTYVVPEIVKTFDQSKDALPWITVALMKASDFIRHAWVFIILFAIVGVVAFVRFLKTTAGHYAFDRLTLKLPLFGKLSRGINAARFASTLSILTRSGVPLVDALKIGAAVTNNWVIRDSISQAAERVTEGGNLGTQLERSGYFPPMMVQMIRSGEASGELDRMLERASTMQDREVTTFISTLLALLEPLMLVLMASIVLVIVIAVMLPIVNMNNMI, from the coding sequence ATGCCTGCATATCAATTTACTGCTATTGATGCTTCAGGGAAGCAGCAAAAGGGGGTGCTTGAAGGAGACTCGGCACGTCAGATTCGCCAACAATTACGCGATAAAGCATGGACTCCGATTAGCGTTGACCCGGTTGAACAAAAAGATAAGCATCAAAGCCACGGATTATTCCAAAAAAAGTTTAGTGCTTACGATTTGGCGCTCATGACCAGACAGCTTTCGGTTTTGGTTGCTGCTGCAATTCCTTTAGAAGAAGCTCTCCGCGCCGTGAGCAGACAAAGTGAAAAAGCGCATGTGCAAAATCTTTTACTCTCAGTTCGTTCAAAAGTATTAGAAGGGCATTCACTCGCACAAGGTATGCAACAGTCCGGGCGTTTTCCTGATCTTTATATTGCAACGGTTGCTGCAGGTGAGCGTTCGGGGCATTTAGATCTCATTTTAGATCAGCTATCAGACTACACCGAGAACCGTTTTGCCATGCAAAAGAAAGTTCAAGGTGCCATGATTTACCCAATCATTTTAATGCTGATGTCTTTCGGTATTGTGATGGGATTAATGACTTATGTGGTCCCAGAGATTGTAAAAACCTTCGATCAAAGCAAAGATGCCTTACCATGGATTACAGTTGCTTTAATGAAAGCGAGTGATTTTATCCGTCATGCATGGGTATTTATTATTCTTTTTGCAATTGTAGGGGTGGTAGCTTTTGTCCGTTTTTTAAAAACTACTGCGGGACATTATGCTTTTGATCGATTAACACTCAAATTGCCATTATTCGGTAAACTATCACGTGGTATTAATGCTGCGCGCTTTGCCAGTACTTTATCTATTTTGACTCGTTCAGGCGTGCCATTGGTAGATGCCTTAAAGATTGGTGCTGCTGTGACCAATAACTGGGTCATCCGTGATTCAATTTCCCAAGCGGCTGAACGTGTTACCGAAGGCGGTAACCTCGGTACGCAACTGGAGCGCAGTGGTTATTTCCCACCAATGATGGTACAAATGATTCGAAGTGGTGAGGCATCAGGTGAGCTTGACCGTATGCTTGAACGTGCGTCGACCATGCAAGACCGCGAGGTGACGACATTTATTTCAACCTTATTAGCATTACTTGAACCGCTAATGCTAGTTTTAATGGCAAGCATCGTACTGGTTATTGTAATTGCGGTTATGCTGCCAATCGTAAATATGAACAATATGATTTAA
- the hslO gene encoding Hsp33 family molecular chaperone HslO, producing MSDLRQRFYIEDFPVRGEVVHLEEALKTILAQRDYMPAVQILLGEMLSATALLASTLKIKGRISLQIQANGSFKWAMAECNHLGEVRALADYETDPRFGEATDSSTVLAALVNPVLFINIEPEHGERYQGIVPLDQANLAGCLMQYYDLSAQIPTRIVLASTAQRSGGLLIQLLPRHDEEEQKLVDEDLWPRLTMLTETLKSEELTELSANEILYRLYNEEEVRLPEVEHLKFGCTCSKERCAKALIQIGVDAVHETLEAQNPIQMDCQFCNTRYEFTAEEALGLFGEHLS from the coding sequence ATGTCTGATTTACGCCAACGCTTTTATATAGAGGACTTTCCTGTTCGCGGTGAAGTGGTTCATCTAGAAGAAGCATTAAAAACTATTTTAGCTCAACGCGACTACATGCCTGCGGTTCAAATTCTATTAGGCGAGATGTTGAGCGCTACAGCATTACTTGCGAGTACTTTAAAAATCAAAGGTCGTATCAGCTTGCAAATCCAGGCTAACGGCTCTTTCAAATGGGCTATGGCAGAATGTAACCATTTAGGTGAAGTTCGTGCTTTAGCAGACTACGAAACAGATCCACGTTTTGGTGAAGCAACAGATAGCAGCACTGTTTTAGCGGCTTTGGTTAACCCTGTTTTATTTATTAATATCGAACCTGAGCATGGTGAGCGTTATCAAGGGATTGTACCTCTTGATCAAGCAAATTTAGCAGGCTGTTTAATGCAGTACTATGACTTGTCTGCACAAATTCCAACCCGAATTGTACTGGCAAGCACCGCACAGCGCTCAGGTGGTTTGCTCATTCAGTTATTACCTCGTCATGATGAGGAAGAGCAAAAACTGGTTGATGAAGATTTATGGCCACGTTTAACCATGCTAACTGAAACGCTTAAGTCAGAAGAACTGACAGAGCTTTCAGCAAATGAGATTTTGTATCGTCTTTATAACGAAGAAGAAGTACGTTTACCAGAAGTTGAACACTTAAAATTTGGTTGTACTTGTTCTAAAGAACGCTGTGCCAAAGCCCTCATTCAAATTGGTGTTGATGCTGTTCATGAAACATTGGAAGCACAAAACCCGATTCAAATGGATTGCCAGTTCTGTAACACCCGTTATGAGTTCACTGCTGAAGAGGCACTGGGTCTGTTTGGTGAACATTTGAGTTAA
- a CDS encoding primosomal protein N': MTITPKPDSVVYRVRVAVPVHLYDTFDYTLTKAQYERAQVGSRVAISFGRQNLIGIITEKVDPQETFTGNFQLKAISELLDDEPILDEQVLNLLTWSAQYYQFPIGEVMQTALPALLRQGKPMDVLFHLWKIIPCDNAEALLKRSIKQQDAYQILKLHPAGTTENILNLSGVETATLKALQKKGLVDCTLEPHDFSPSPVQLAQMPLTLNEDQKKATQHVLNAQHQYQAFLLDGLTGSGKTEVYLHIMHEVLKQGKQVLVLVPEIGLTPQTISRFKSRFNCDIALLHSGLNDSKRLQAWQQAQTGKASIILGTRSAIYTPLPRLGLIILDEEHDLSYKQQEGFRYHARDVALYRGHLQGCPVLLGSATPSIDSYHLVETGKLTALQLNQRAGHALLPKMHLIDLKIVKKQHGISQPLIEQIKNTLARKEQVLIFLNRRGYAPVLVCESCGWQANCPHCDAHFTLHTQPYSYLHCHHCGTVHRLPDHCPECQQKSLKTLGAGTAKVEEHLQELFPDHDVIRVDRDSTSRVGSWQKIYDRIQQNKPSILLGTQMLAKGHHFPHVTLVAILDIDAGLLSVDIRAPERTAQLIVQVAGRAGRGEHKGHVYLQTLRPDHPLLTTLIEKDYRAVAKQTLAERKVALLPPYRYAVLIRAESKDRDYTLHFLNEAAEQLRQIAGDIVDIWGPIPAPMERKAGRYRAHMVILSADRARLHFYLRQWWAQLVHAPRQHQLRLSIDVDPQEFS; the protein is encoded by the coding sequence ATGACCATAACGCCAAAGCCTGATTCAGTTGTTTATCGTGTGCGTGTTGCCGTACCTGTGCATCTGTACGACACTTTTGACTATACACTCACCAAAGCACAATATGAACGGGCTCAAGTAGGTTCACGCGTCGCAATTTCATTTGGACGGCAAAACCTGATTGGTATCATTACTGAAAAAGTTGACCCACAAGAAACATTTACAGGTAACTTTCAGCTTAAGGCCATTTCTGAACTTTTAGATGATGAGCCTATTTTAGATGAACAAGTTTTAAATTTATTGACATGGTCAGCACAATATTACCAATTTCCGATTGGCGAGGTGATGCAGACTGCTTTACCTGCGTTATTGCGTCAGGGCAAACCCATGGATGTTTTATTTCATCTATGGAAAATCATTCCATGTGACAATGCCGAAGCTTTATTAAAACGCTCAATCAAACAGCAAGATGCTTATCAAATTTTAAAATTACATCCTGCCGGAACCACTGAAAATATTCTCAATTTAAGTGGTGTAGAAACTGCAACACTTAAAGCACTACAAAAGAAAGGTCTCGTAGACTGTACGCTTGAGCCTCATGACTTTAGTCCATCCCCTGTGCAATTGGCGCAAATGCCACTCACGCTCAATGAAGACCAAAAGAAGGCCACTCAGCACGTCCTTAATGCACAGCATCAATATCAAGCGTTTTTGTTGGATGGTTTAACCGGAAGTGGTAAAACTGAAGTTTATTTGCACATCATGCATGAAGTGCTAAAGCAAGGTAAGCAAGTACTGGTATTAGTTCCTGAAATTGGTTTAACCCCTCAAACTATTTCGCGCTTTAAGTCTCGTTTTAACTGCGACATTGCTTTATTACATTCGGGGTTAAATGACTCTAAACGCCTACAAGCCTGGCAACAAGCACAGACTGGAAAGGCCTCTATTATTTTAGGAACACGTTCAGCCATTTATACCCCGCTGCCACGTTTGGGCCTGATCATTTTAGATGAAGAACACGACCTGTCTTATAAACAACAAGAAGGTTTCCGTTACCATGCTCGTGATGTCGCGCTTTATCGAGGACATTTACAAGGCTGTCCTGTTCTTTTAGGTTCGGCAACCCCAAGCATTGACAGTTATCACTTAGTCGAAACTGGCAAGTTAACTGCGCTTCAGCTGAACCAACGTGCAGGCCATGCGCTTTTACCAAAAATGCATTTGATTGATCTTAAAATTGTCAAAAAACAGCATGGTATTAGTCAGCCTTTAATCGAACAGATTAAAAATACCCTGGCAAGAAAAGAACAGGTTTTAATTTTCTTAAACCGACGTGGTTATGCACCTGTTCTGGTCTGTGAAAGTTGTGGTTGGCAAGCGAATTGTCCTCATTGTGATGCACATTTTACGTTGCACACTCAGCCTTATTCTTACTTACATTGCCACCACTGTGGCACCGTTCATCGCCTGCCAGACCACTGCCCTGAATGTCAGCAAAAGAGCCTCAAAACTTTAGGTGCTGGCACAGCCAAGGTTGAAGAGCATTTACAAGAATTATTCCCAGATCATGATGTGATTCGGGTCGATCGTGACAGCACCAGCCGAGTCGGTAGCTGGCAAAAAATTTATGATCGCATTCAACAAAATAAACCTTCGATTTTGCTCGGTACGCAAATGTTGGCAAAAGGTCACCATTTTCCGCATGTGACTCTGGTTGCTATTTTAGACATCGATGCAGGTTTATTGAGTGTCGATATTCGGGCGCCAGAACGTACTGCTCAATTGATTGTACAAGTGGCTGGTCGTGCAGGTCGTGGAGAACACAAAGGTCATGTTTATTTACAAACATTAAGGCCAGATCATCCTTTACTCACCACACTCATCGAAAAAGATTATCGGGCAGTCGCGAAACAAACATTGGCTGAGCGTAAAGTTGCATTACTGCCGCCTTATCGCTATGCCGTACTTATACGCGCTGAATCGAAAGATCGCGACTATACCTTGCATTTTTTAAATGAAGCTGCCGAGCAACTTCGCCAAATAGCAGGTGATATTGTTGATATCTGGGGACCAATTCCAGCGCCAATGGAACGTAAAGCAGGACGTTACCGCGCACATATGGTGATTTTGTCTGCTGACCGCGCTCGTCTGCATTTTTACTTAAGACAATGGTGGGCTCAGTTGGTCCATGCACCAAGACAGCATCAACTCAGACTCTCAATTGATGTTGACCCGCAAGAATTTAGTTAG
- a CDS encoding monovalent cation:proton antiporter-2 (CPA2) family protein, translated as MSFLLQATIFLGASLILVPLGKRLGIATVLGYLFTGILLGPSVLNIAHDPEAIMELAEFGVILLMFLIGLELRPQRLWEMRDSIFVMGSLQVVITGIILMLTVLLLFQQHLAASFVIGFALALSSTAFVLQLLTEKQQLNTTYGQQSFSILLFQDIAAIPLLAVIPLLAGTESTHHGIAYFAAIIATFTGLFLFSRYVMRPFFRFVAKSGATELITAVGLFIILAVVLLMDTLGISTTLGAFLTGVLLADSEFRHELEASIAPFKGLLLGLFFMTVGMTTQLSLLIEMPWLIIGGAIGLLVIKTLVLTAIARYKKYSWNNSLLLGTCLAQGGEFAFVILSLAKSEKILTDALLEPVTLIVTLSMVLTPVIYWIMACKIIPLFHKELPPEYDEIPQQDNPIIIAGFGRFGQIIARIARLQHLGFTAIDNNLHQVDFVRRYGGKLYYGDVTQPDLLRSAGIEKAKVFILAIDDVEDSMNVARHLRLNYPNLKLLARARDRHHVHLLRDLGVEHIWRETYLSSLGMAYRALRELGISDEQAYNNIEIFRDYDEKLLIQQQSIYTDEQKVFETHRNALAELEHLFESDAQQATSKHDVNLKRHLQPNRIDITRDHEE; from the coding sequence ATGTCATTCCTACTGCAAGCAACTATTTTTCTTGGAGCATCTCTGATTTTAGTCCCTTTGGGCAAACGCCTAGGGATTGCAACAGTTTTAGGTTATTTATTTACGGGCATACTTCTTGGCCCGAGTGTGTTAAATATTGCCCATGACCCTGAGGCCATTATGGAGTTGGCTGAATTTGGGGTCATTTTACTTATGTTCCTGATTGGTCTAGAGCTCCGCCCGCAACGTTTGTGGGAAATGCGTGACTCCATATTTGTGATGGGAAGTTTACAAGTCGTGATTACGGGCATAATTCTCATGCTCACCGTATTACTGCTATTTCAACAACACCTCGCTGCCAGCTTTGTGATTGGTTTTGCGCTTGCGCTGTCTTCTACGGCCTTTGTATTACAGCTTCTGACTGAGAAACAACAACTCAATACCACCTATGGTCAGCAATCTTTTTCAATCTTGCTTTTCCAAGACATTGCAGCAATTCCATTACTTGCGGTGATTCCTCTTCTGGCAGGAACCGAATCTACCCATCATGGTATTGCTTATTTTGCAGCCATTATCGCGACGTTTACTGGTTTGTTCCTATTTAGCCGTTATGTCATGCGCCCATTTTTCCGTTTTGTCGCCAAGAGTGGTGCGACTGAACTGATTACGGCTGTAGGGTTATTTATTATTCTTGCCGTTGTGTTACTGATGGACACTTTAGGCATTAGTACAACATTAGGTGCTTTCCTCACTGGCGTACTTTTGGCCGACTCAGAATTCCGTCATGAGCTTGAAGCGAGTATTGCCCCGTTTAAAGGGCTATTACTTGGCTTATTCTTTATGACCGTAGGCATGACGACACAATTGTCGTTACTGATTGAAATGCCTTGGCTCATTATTGGTGGAGCAATCGGCCTACTCGTCATCAAAACCCTCGTTTTAACTGCCATTGCCCGCTATAAAAAGTATAGTTGGAACAATAGTTTGTTACTCGGGACTTGCTTGGCTCAAGGCGGTGAATTCGCTTTTGTAATTTTGAGCCTAGCAAAAAGTGAAAAGATTTTAACGGATGCCTTATTAGAGCCTGTCACGTTGATTGTGACCTTATCAATGGTCCTTACCCCAGTGATTTACTGGATCATGGCCTGTAAGATCATTCCCCTTTTTCATAAAGAATTGCCACCTGAATATGATGAGATTCCTCAGCAAGATAATCCAATTATCATTGCCGGTTTTGGGCGCTTTGGACAAATTATTGCGCGTATTGCCCGCTTACAGCATTTAGGCTTTACTGCCATCGATAACAATCTTCATCAAGTGGACTTTGTTCGACGTTACGGCGGTAAGCTCTATTATGGTGATGTCACTCAGCCTGACTTACTCCGCTCAGCAGGGATTGAAAAAGCGAAAGTATTTATTTTGGCAATTGATGATGTCGAAGATTCTATGAATGTCGCACGTCATCTTAGATTGAACTATCCAAACCTAAAATTACTGGCTCGTGCTCGTGACCGCCACCATGTGCACCTGTTAAGAGACTTAGGTGTTGAACATATTTGGCGTGAAACCTATTTATCATCATTAGGTATGGCTTATCGTGCTTTACGCGAACTCGGTATTTCCGATGAACAAGCTTATAACAATATCGAAATCTTTCGGGATTATGATGAGAAATTACTCATACAGCAGCAAAGCATTTATACCGATGAACAAAAGGTTTTTGAAACCCATCGTAATGCTCTGGCAGAACTTGAACACCTATTTGAAAGCGATGCTCAACAAGCCACATCGAAGCACGACGTTAACTTAAAGCGTCATTTACAACCAAATCGTATCGACATTACACGAGATCACGAAGAATAA